The genomic stretch ACCTCACGACCCCGCCGCCCGCAGCGTCGACGCCGGAATCCGGCGAACACCGGTCATCGCACCGTCTGTTCGGCTGGCTGCGCCGCAGAAGCGCCTGAGCTACAGCGCCCGGAACAGCCCCTCCTGGACGACGGACACCAGCAGCCGTCCCTGGAGGTCGTAGATCCGGCCGCGGGCCAGACCGCGCCCACCCGTGGCGATCGGCGACTCCTGGTCGTACAGGAACCACTCGTCCGCGCGGAACGGCCGGTGGAACCACATCGCGTGGTCCAGCGAGGCCATGTCGAAGCCCCGCGGACCCCACAAGGGCTCGACCGGGATGCGCACGGCGTCCAGGAGGGTCATGTCGCTGGCGTAGGTCAGCGCGCAGGTGTGCACCCACGGGTCGTCACCGAGCGGCCCGACCGCGCGCATCCACACCGCGCTGCGCGGCTCGGCGTCCTTGACCTCGGCGGGCGTCCAGCGCAGCCGGTCCACATAGCGGATGTCGAAGGGCTGGCGGCGCGCCATCCGCTCCAACTGCTCCGGCAGCGCGCCCAGATGCTCCCGGATCTCGTCGGTGACCGTCGGCAGCGACTCCGGGTCCGGCACCTCGCGGGCGGGCGGCAGCTGGTGCTCGAAGCTCCCTTGCTCAGGCTTGTGAAAGGAGGCGGTGAGATTGAAGATCGTGCGGCCCTGCTGTACCGCGGTGACCCGGCGGGTCGTGAATGACCGCCCGTCCCGCACCCGTTCGACCTGGTACACGATCGGCACGCCCGGCCGGCCCGGGCGCAGGAAGTACGCGTGCAGCGAGTGCACCGGGCGCTCGCCGTCCGTGGTGCGGCCCGCGGCGACCAGGGCCTGGCCGGCCACCTGGCCGCCGAAGACCCGCTGGAGGGACTCCTGCGGGCTGCGCCCGCGGAAGATGTTGACCTCGATCTGCTCCAGGTCGAGCAGATCGACGAGCCTCTCGGCCGGATTCGTCGTCATGGGTGGGATTCTCCTGTGCTCACAGCTGGCCGACGTCGGTGACCCGGACGACCGCGCGGCTCTCCGCGTCGGAGGCGGCGAGGTCGATCTCCGCGCTGATGCCCCAGTCGTGGTCGCCGTTGGGGTCGTCGAAGATCTGCCGGACCCGCCACAGCCGGTTCGCCGGCTCCTCCTCGATCACCAGCAGCTTCGGGCCGCGGGCGTTGGGGCCGGTGCCGAGGTCGTCGTACTCGTCCCAGTACTTGTCCATGGCCTCGCCCCAGGCGTCCGCGTCCCAGCCGGCGTCGGCGTCCATCTCGCCCAGCTCCTCGACCTGGTCGAGGGCGGCGAGCTCGACCCGGCGGAAGAGGGCGTTGCGGACCAGGACGCGGAAGGCGCGCGCGTTGGTGGTGACCGGCTTGACCTCGTCGGCCTTCTCCTGGGCCTCCTCGGCGGTCATCTCCTCCGGATTGGCGAGCTGCTCCCACTCGTCCAGCAGGCTGGAGTCGACCTGGCGGACCATCTCGCCCAGCCACTCGATCAGATCCTGGAGGTCCTCGGACTTCAGATCGTCCGGGATGTTGTGGTCCAGCGTCTTGTAGGCACTGGCCAGGTAGCGCAGCACGATGCCCTCGGTGCGGGCCAGCTCGTAGAACGACACCAACTCCGTGAAGGACATCGCCCGCTCGTACATGTCCCGGATGACCGACTTCGGCGACAGCGGATGGTCGCCGACCCAGGGGTGGCTCTTGCGGTAGGTGTTGTACGCGCCGAAGAGCAGCTCCTCCAGCGGCTTGGGCCAGGAGATGTCCTGGAGGCGCTCCATGCGCTCCTCGTACTCCACCCCGTCCGCCTTCATCGCGGCGACGGCCTCGCCCTTGGCCTTGTTCAGCTGCGCGACGAGGATCTGCCGCGGATCGTCCAGCGTGGACTCCACGACGGACACCATGTCCAGCGCGTAGGACGGCGACTCCGGGTCCAGCAGCTCGAACGCGGCCAGCGCGAAGGTGGACAGCGGCTGGTTGAGGGCGAAGTCCTGCTGGAGGTCGACCGTGAGCCGGACGATACGGCCCTCGGCGTCCGGCTCGTCGAGCTTCTCGACGATGCCGCCGTCCAGCAGCGAGCGGTAGATGGCGATGGCACGCCGGATGTGCCGCAACTGCTGCTTGCGCGGCTCGTGGTTGTCCTCCAGCAGATGCCGCATCGCCTCGAAGGCGTTCCCGGGCCGGGCGATCACCGACAGCAGCATGGTGTGCGTGACCCGGAAACGGGACGTCAGCGGCTCCGGCTCGGAGGCGATGAGCTTCTCGAAGGTGTTCTCCGTCCACCCGACGAAGCCCTCGGGTGCCTTCTTGCGGACGACCTTGCGCCGCTTCTTCGGGTCGTCGCCCGCCTTGGCGAGCGCCTTCTCGTTCTCGATGACGTGCTCGGGCCCCTGCGCGACGACGAAGCCCGCCGTGTCGAAGCCCGCCCGGCCGGCCCGGCCCGCGATCTGGTGGAACTCACGGGCCCGCAGCGTGCGCACACGGTTGCCGTCGTACTTGGTCAGCGCCGTGAACAGCACCGTGCGGATGGGCACGTTGACACCCACGCCCAGGGTGTCCGTGCCGCAGATGACCTTCAGCAGACCGGCCTGCGCGAGCTTCTCCACCAGACGGCGGTACTTGGGCAGCATGCCCGCGTGATGGACGCCGATGCCGTGCCGCACGTAGCGGGAGAGATTGCGGCCGAACTTGGTGGTGAAACGGAAGTTGCCGATCAGCTCGGCGATCTGGTCCTTCTCCTCGCGCGAGCACATGTTGATGCTCATCAGCGCCTGCGCCCGCTCCACGGCCTGCGCCTGCGTGAAGTGCACGATGTACACCGGCGCCTGCTTGGTCTCCAGCAGCTCGGTCAGCGTCTCGGTGAGCGGCGTGAGGCGGTACTCGTAGGAGAGCGGCACCGGGCGGGTCGCCGAGCGGACCACGGCCGTCGGGCGGCCGGTGCGCCGGGTGAGGTCCTGCTCGAACATCGAGACGTCGCCGAGCGTCGCCGACATCAGCACGAACTGCGCCTGGGGCAGTTCGAGGATCGGGATCTGCCAGGCCCAGCCGCGGTCCCCCTCCGCGTAGAAGTGGAACTCGTCCATGACGACCTGGCCGACGTCGGCGTGCTTGCCGTCGCGCAGCGCGATCGAGGCGAGGACCTCGGCGGTGCAGCAGATGACGGGGGCGTCGGCGTTGACGGACGCGTCGCCGGTGAGCATGCCGACGTTCTCGGTGCCGAACAGCTTGCACAGTTCGAAGAACTTCTCCGACACCAGCGCCTTGATCGGGGCGGTGTAGAAGGTGACCTCGTCACGGGCGAGCGCGGCGAAGTGGGCACCCGCCGCGATCATGCTCTTGCCGGACCCGGTGGGCGTCGACACGATCACGTTCGCGCCGGACACCACCTCGATCAGCGCCTCCTCCTGGTGGGGGTAGAGAGTCAGACCGCGCTCCTGGGCCCACGACTCGAAGGCTTCGTAGAGGGCGTCGGGGTCGGCGGTCGGCGGCAGCTGATCGATGAGGGTCACCCACCCATCTTGCCTGCCGACCGGCCTGACAGGGGAATCGGCTGCCGGTCCGAAGATCGCGAACGCTACGCTGTGTCGCCGACGACACGTCAGCGCACACCGTCAACTGGACAGCGGCACACGAGGAATAGGGCGGGCAACGGCCATGATGGGACCAGCACACTCACTGTCGGGCGCCGCGGCCTGGCTCGGCGTCGGGGCGGCGGCAGCGGCGGCCGGACGCCCGATGCCCTGGCCCGTCGTCCTGGTCGGCGCGCTGATCTGCGCCGGAGCGGCACTCGCCCCGGACCTCGACCACAAGGCCGCCACCATCTCCCGCGCCTTCGGACCACTCTCGCGCTGGCTGTGCGAGATCGTCGACAAGCTCTCCTACGCCGTCTACAAGGCCACCAAGAAGCAGGGCGACCCGCGCCGCTCCGGCGGTCACCGAACCCTCACGCACACCTGGCTGTGGGCCGTCCTGATCGGGGCGGGCGCCTCGGTACTGGCGATCACCGGGGGCCGCTGGGCCGTGCTGGGCATCCTCTTCGCGCACATGGTGCTGGCCATCGAGGGCCTGCTGTGGCGGGCGGCGCGCGGGTCCAGCAGCGACATCCTGGTCTGGCTGCTGGCCGCGACCAGCGCCTGGATCCTGGCCGGGGTGCTGGACAAGCCGGGCAACGGCGCGGACTGGCTGTTCACGGCGCCGGGCCAGGAGTACCTGTGGCTGGGGCTGCCGATCGTGCTGGGCGCGCTGGTGCACGACATCGGGGACTCGCTGACGGTGTCGGGCTGCCCGATCCTGTGGCCCATCCCGGTGGGCCGCAAGCGCTGGTACCCGATCGGTCCGCCGAAGGCCCTGCGGTTCCGGGCCGGCAGCTGGGTGGAGCTGAAGGTGCTCATGCCGGTGTTCATGCTGCTCGGCGGAGTGGGCTGCGCGGCGGCGCTCAACGTCATCTGAGCGGCAGCGGCAGCGGCTGCGTCGGCGCCAGCGGCGCGACCGGGGTCCGGTCAGGTCCCCTCGGCGTCCGCCCCGCCGTAACGGCGCTCGAAGCGGGCGACGCGGCCTTCCGAGTCCACCGTGCGGGCCTTGCCGGTGTAGAAGGGGTGGCTCTCGGAGGAGATCTCCACGTCCACCACCGGGTACGTCTCGCCGTCGTCCCACTCGATGGTCTCGCCGCTGGTCGCGGTGGACCGGGTGAGGAAGGCGTACCCGGCGGCGCGGTCCCGGAAGACGACCGCGCGGTAGTCGGGGTGCTTGTCCTGCTGCATCAGGGCTCCTCGGGGGCAGGTGCGGGGGCGGTCTCAGCCGGACAGGGCGTCCTCGTCGACGATGTGCATGGCGGCCTCCTCGGCCGAGGCCGCGGCACCGTCGATCCCGACGTCCGTGGCGACCAGCGCACTCTCCTCGTCCTCGTGCGCGCCCTCGTCGGGGGCGACGAGCCGGCCGGAGCGCGCGGCGCCGACCTCGTTGTCCAGGAGCTCGCCGTCGGTGCCCTCGCAGTCGCCGAGACCGTCGCCGTCGGGGGTGGCGAGATCCGGCAGCTCCTCGGCGAGCCGCTGGTCCAGCGTCTCGCCCTCATGGCGCTCCGCCGCCGTCACACCGGAGCGCTCCACCGCCCACGGACGGTCGGGCGGGGACCAGCCGCGATCGAGGGGGTCGCCGACGCCGTCGTTGTCCAGCGTGTCCTCGGCGTCGAGCAGCCCCGCGTCGTCCTGGACCTCGGACGCGTCGGGCTGGTAGACGTCGTCCCCCCATCCGTCGGCGTTGTTCACGGGTACCTCCAGGTGCTGGGGACGGGCCCGTCGACACCACGATCGACGACAGGCCGGCGCGCGGGGCACAGGCTGCGCCCGACACGTACCGCAGGCTTCCCGGGCGCTCCCCGAACCGGTGCCGCTATCCAGCCTTCCACCCCTTTTCCCACCCGCGCAACGCCACGGGCCCGGTGCGGGGGCGGCGACGGGCGAACGCGCCTGCCCGGAGGCCACCAGGGGCGCCCCGAGCCACGCCCGATCACCCCTGGTACCCCCAGTACCCCCGGCCGCCACACCTCACCCGTGCCAGGACCGCCAAAGCGCCGCGTACGCTCCCTGCGCCGC from Streptomyces davaonensis JCM 4913 encodes the following:
- a CDS encoding acyl-CoA thioesterase; its protein translation is MTTNPAERLVDLLDLEQIEVNIFRGRSPQESLQRVFGGQVAGQALVAAGRTTDGERPVHSLHAYFLRPGRPGVPIVYQVERVRDGRSFTTRRVTAVQQGRTIFNLTASFHKPEQGSFEHQLPPAREVPDPESLPTVTDEIREHLGALPEQLERMARRQPFDIRYVDRLRWTPAEVKDAEPRSAVWMRAVGPLGDDPWVHTCALTYASDMTLLDAVRIPVEPLWGPRGFDMASLDHAMWFHRPFRADEWFLYDQESPIATGGRGLARGRIYDLQGRLLVSVVQEGLFRAL
- a CDS encoding DEAD/DEAH box helicase, whose product is MTLIDQLPPTADPDALYEAFESWAQERGLTLYPHQEEALIEVVSGANVIVSTPTGSGKSMIAAGAHFAALARDEVTFYTAPIKALVSEKFFELCKLFGTENVGMLTGDASVNADAPVICCTAEVLASIALRDGKHADVGQVVMDEFHFYAEGDRGWAWQIPILELPQAQFVLMSATLGDVSMFEQDLTRRTGRPTAVVRSATRPVPLSYEYRLTPLTETLTELLETKQAPVYIVHFTQAQAVERAQALMSINMCSREEKDQIAELIGNFRFTTKFGRNLSRYVRHGIGVHHAGMLPKYRRLVEKLAQAGLLKVICGTDTLGVGVNVPIRTVLFTALTKYDGNRVRTLRAREFHQIAGRAGRAGFDTAGFVVAQGPEHVIENEKALAKAGDDPKKRRKVVRKKAPEGFVGWTENTFEKLIASEPEPLTSRFRVTHTMLLSVIARPGNAFEAMRHLLEDNHEPRKQQLRHIRRAIAIYRSLLDGGIVEKLDEPDAEGRIVRLTVDLQQDFALNQPLSTFALAAFELLDPESPSYALDMVSVVESTLDDPRQILVAQLNKAKGEAVAAMKADGVEYEERMERLQDISWPKPLEELLFGAYNTYRKSHPWVGDHPLSPKSVIRDMYERAMSFTELVSFYELARTEGIVLRYLASAYKTLDHNIPDDLKSEDLQDLIEWLGEMVRQVDSSLLDEWEQLANPEEMTAEEAQEKADEVKPVTTNARAFRVLVRNALFRRVELAALDQVEELGEMDADAGWDADAWGEAMDKYWDEYDDLGTGPNARGPKLLVIEEEPANRLWRVRQIFDDPNGDHDWGISAEIDLAASDAESRAVVRVTDVGQL
- a CDS encoding metal-dependent hydrolase, encoding MMGPAHSLSGAAAWLGVGAAAAAAGRPMPWPVVLVGALICAGAALAPDLDHKAATISRAFGPLSRWLCEIVDKLSYAVYKATKKQGDPRRSGGHRTLTHTWLWAVLIGAGASVLAITGGRWAVLGILFAHMVLAIEGLLWRAARGSSSDILVWLLAATSAWILAGVLDKPGNGADWLFTAPGQEYLWLGLPIVLGALVHDIGDSLTVSGCPILWPIPVGRKRWYPIGPPKALRFRAGSWVELKVLMPVFMLLGGVGCAAALNVI
- a CDS encoding type B 50S ribosomal protein L31 — its product is MQQDKHPDYRAVVFRDRAAGYAFLTRSTATSGETIEWDDGETYPVVDVEISSESHPFYTGKARTVDSEGRVARFERRYGGADAEGT
- a CDS encoding DUF5709 domain-containing protein → MNNADGWGDDVYQPDASEVQDDAGLLDAEDTLDNDGVGDPLDRGWSPPDRPWAVERSGVTAAERHEGETLDQRLAEELPDLATPDGDGLGDCEGTDGELLDNEVGAARSGRLVAPDEGAHEDEESALVATDVGIDGAAASAEEAAMHIVDEDALSG